The Brevundimonas vesicularis genome includes the window AATCACCGCCAACACCGACGGCATCGGACTGGAAGAACTGGGTCTGGAAATGGACCGCGGCCACGTCAAGATCGACGGCCACTGCCAGACCAACGTCAAGGGCCTGTACGCCATCGGCGACTGCGCCGGCGCGCCCTGGCTGGCGCACAAGGCGTCGCACGAAGGCATACACGCCGCTGAACATATCGCCGGCTACAAGACCCCCAACGTCCATTCGCCCATCGCCGGCTGCACCTATGCCCAGCCGCAGGTGGCCTCGGTCGGCGTCACCGAACAGGCTGCGCGCGCCGAAAAGCGCGACGTGAAAATCGGCCGCTTCCCGTTCCGCGTGAACGGCAAGGCGATCGCCTCGGGCGACACCGACGGCTTCGTCAAGGTGATCTTCGACGCCAAGACCGGCGCCCTGATCGGCGCGCACATGATCGGTCATGAAGTGACCGAGATGATCCAGGGCTATGTCACCGCCATCACCATGGAGGCGACGGAAGAAGACATTCACGGGATCGTCTATCCGCACCCGACCATGTCGGAGGCCATGCACGAGGCGGCGCTGGACGCCTATGGGCGTGTGATCCACATCTGATGAGGGGGCCTGTGTTCGCCAAGGTCACCGAGACGAACGGCGTGGTTCACTGGATCAATCTGAACCACGTTCGCGAACTTATCGTGAAGGACGGCAAGCACGGCCAACCGACCTTGACGGAAGTCAGCATCGACAACCTATTCGTGGCCAAGGTTTTTCGCGTCAAGGAAACGCCTGAGGCCATCCTGGCTCAGGTGAGAGGCTGAAACTTAGCGCTTCTTGCCCAATTCCACCGCGATATCCTTGGTCATGCGACCGACTTTACGGTGCGCGGCGGTGATCTGATCCTTGGTCACGCCCCAGCGCTTCATCCAGTATTCGACCGACTGACGCTCGGTCAGGTCGATGCGGTCCTTGTCGATGAAGCCGCGCTTGTCTTTAAGGCCCGCCATGGTTGGCTCCGTTCATTGGGTCAGAGCGCCGGGTTAGGCCCTCTCGACAAAGCTGTCGATGACGCGCTTTTCACCGGCCTTTTCGAATTCGACCAGCAGTTTGTTGCCTTCGATGACGCGCACGTTCCCGTAGCCGAACTTCTGGTGGAAGACGCGTTCGCCCTTCTTCCATCCCGTGCTGGACTTGGGGTCGGCGGTGGCGATCAGGCGGCCGTCGCCTTCGATGACCGCCTTGCGCGCCGGGATCTTGGCTGGGGTCTGGGCGGCGGTGAAGGATTGGGCGCGTTTCCAGCCGGGGGAGGAATAACCGCTGCCAAAGGATGGCGCGTCGTCCCAGCGGCTCTTGGCCTCCTTCATGCCGGTCGAAGCGCCGTAATAGCCGGTATCGGATTGGGGATCGACGTGGGCGATAGGCAGTTCGTCGACGAAGCGGCTGGGCAGTTGGGAGGTCCAGCGTCCATAGACCAGCCGGTTGGCGGCGAAGGAGATGCGGGCGTCCTGCTTGGCGCGGGTGACGCCGACATAGGCCAGGCGGCGTTCCTCCTCGAGGCCTTTTTCGCCCTTTTCGTCGATGCTGCGCTGGCTGGGGAACACGCCTTCCTCCCAGCCCGGTAGGAAGACCAGCGGGAACTCCAGCCCCTTGGCGCCGTGCAGCGTCATGATCTGCACCGCGCCGTCGCCGTTGGGATCGTCGCTGGTCGCGCGCTCCAGATCCATGACCAGTGAGACGTGCTCCAGATAGGCCTGCAGCGTCTCGAACTGCTGCATCGACTGGGTCAGTTCCTTCAGGTTCTCCAGCCGGGTCTGGCCGCTGGTGCGGTCGGCCTTCTGCATGTCGGTATAGCCGCTCTCCTCCAGCACCGTCTCCATGACCTGCCAATGGGGCGTGGTCTCGGACAGTTGGCGCCAGCGGTCGATATCGCGCACGAAGTTGGACAGGGCGGTGCGCGTACGGGCCTGAAGCTCGTCGGTATTGATCAGGCCCCTGACGGCGGTCAGGGCCGACAGGTCGTGCTGGCGGGCCAACTGCAGGATCTTCTGCACGCTGGTGTCGCCGATGCCGCGCTTGGGCACATTGACGATCCGCTCGAAGGCGAGGTCGTCGTCTTCCGACAGGATCAGGCGCAGATAGGCGTGGGCGTCGCGAATCTCGGCGCGCTCGAAGAACCGCGGCCCGCCGATGACGGTGTAGGGAATGGCCAGCATGACCAGCCGTTCTTCAAAGGCCCGCATCTGGAACGAGGCGCGGACCAGAATGGCCATGTCCTTGTATTTCAGGCCCGGTTCGCCGGCGTGGGGCCGCCGCGCGGTCTCGATCTCGTCGGCTATAAGCCGGGCCTCGGCCTCGCCGTCCCAGACGCCGCGCACCCGCACCTTGTCGCCGCTGTCGTCTTCGGTCCACAGGGTCTTGCCCAGACGATCGCGATTGGCGGCGATCAGGCCGGACGCCGCCCCCAGGATATGACTGGTCGAGCGATAGTTACGCTCCAGCTTGACGATCTTGGCGCCGGGGAAGTCCCGCTCGAAGCGCAGGATGTTGTCTACCTCGGCCCCGCGCCAGCCGTAGATCGACTGATCGTCATCGCCGACGCAGCAGACGTTGCCGGTCGAGGCCGTCAGCAATCGTAGCCACAGATATTGGGCGACGTTGGTGTCCTGATATTCGTCCACCAGGATGTAGCGGAAGCGGCGGCGATATCCCTCAGCCAGGTCCGCATGCTGCGACAATATGGTGATGTTGTGCAGCAGCAGATCGCCGAAGTCGCAGGCGTTCAGGCTGCGCAAGCGCGCCTGATAGGCGGCGTACAGACCCTGACCTTTGCCGTTGGCGAAGTCCTCGCCGGACGGCAGCTTGTCCGGCGTCCAGCCGCGGTTCTTCCAGTGATCGATCAGGCCGGACAGCGACTTGGGCGTCCAGCGTTTGGTGTCGATGTTGGCCGCTTCCAGCAGCTGTTTCAGCACCCGTTCCTGGTCGTCGGTGTCCAGGATGGTGAAGCTGGATTTCAGACCGACCAGTTCGGCGTGGCGACGAAGGATCTGGGCGGCGATGGAGTGAAAGGTGCCAAGCCAGCGGAGGCCCTCGGCGGAGGGGCCGATCAGATGCGTGATGCGCTCGCGCATTTCGCGCGCGGCCTTGTTGGTGAAGGTGACGGCCAGCAGCTCCCACGGCTTGGCCCGGCCTGTCGCCAGAATATGCGCCAGCCGTGTCGTCAGGACGCGGGTCTTGCCCGTGCCGGCGCCCGCAAGCACCAGAACCGGACCCTCGGTCGTCTCGACCGCCTCGCGCTGCTCCGGGTTCAGCCCCTTCAGATAATCACGCGGCGCCTCGCCCTCGGGCGCACGAGCGCGCGCGAGGTCGGAAATGCGGGGGGCGGGAAGATCAGTCACAGGCGCAGAAACATCCGTCAGTCAGATTCGAAACCGGAACATAAGGGGACCGCGCGGCAAAGTCAGGGCCGCCGCCACAATCAAACCTCGGAACCCGGCGGATCGACGGCCGGTTCCTAGGTGCGATGCAGCAGAACACTGACAAAAGGGACGCGGCGTCACACCGCAAACCACGCGGCAAGAAGGCCGGGTGGTGGGCCTTCGTTCTGGGCATGGTCGGAATGTTCGTGATCCTGGCCGTCTGGGTCGTGTTGGTCGAGATGGGTCAAGATCCGCAGGCCGACGTCAATTTCATCGGGCGACAGCAATCCTCCGACGCCGGACCGCCCGAGACTACTTCAGACTATAGGTGATGGTCGTGACGACCCGGATCTTCTTGTCGATGGAGGCGGCCTCGTCACCGGCTGCGCCATCGCGCGGCAGGATTTCGAACGAGCCCTGGGTGGCCTGACGGATCGGGCCCAAGGGCGTTCCGCTGTCCTTGGCGAACTGTTCCGCCCCGGTGCGCGCCGCCGCTGTACCCTCGGCGATCATTTGCGGGCGCACGTCGTTCAACTTGGTGAAGATATAGGACGGACCCTGGAAGTCCTGCAGCACCACGTCCTGACGCACCAGATCGTTGAGCAGTCGCGTCGTTGCCTGAACCCGTGCGACATCGCTGGTCCGCACGATCACCGTCTGAGCCAGGATGAAGCGCGGACCGCCGTTCTGGGCGGCGTATTCTCGCGACCGGGTGTCGGCCACCTCCAACCGGCCCAATTCGATGGCCTGGGCAGGGTAGCCCTGGGCGGTGAGGAAGCGGCGGACCAGCGCCAGATCGTCGTCGATCTTGGTTTGAACTTCCGAAAGGACATCGCCCGAGGCCGAGAAGCGTAGCGGCAGGACGGCAAGGTCCGCTTTTACATTGCGTTCGGACAGGCCGCGCACCGTCACGGTGCGGTCGCCAGCGCGCGCGTGGATGACGCCCTGACCGATAAGGGCGCCGGCGCCGATGAAGCCGACAGCCAGAAGACCGCCGACCACGGCGGCTGGAAGCAGACGATTGTCGGACATGATCAGGTCTCCGTTGGATCGAAGCTACGCCGGTCTTCCATGATCCGCCACCCAGTCCAGCGCCAGCAGGCGACAGGCGGAGGCGAGGGGGCGTCGGCCGCGACCGGCGTCGATTTCAGCCAGAAGCTGCGCCTTGCTGAGGTTGCGGGCAGCGGCGATCCGATCCAGCACGGCCCAGAACTCCGGCTCCAGCGCCACCGACGTGGCATGGCCGGCGAGGGCGACCGAACGTTTGCTGAGGCTGCTCAACGCGCGGACTTCAGCACGATCTCGGCCGAGGCCGGCGCGCCGTTCGTCAGGATCGCGTGGCGGGTGTCTGTAACGAAGACCAGAGCGCCGGCCGCGTCTCGGATCTCGGCGCGCGCGGCATAGGTGTGGCGCGGATCGATCTGAGACGTGGGAAAGCCAAGGGTGACGCGATAGGGCGGGGCGCCGGTCAGCGGCTCGCGGGTCTCGGCGAGAACCTTGGCGGGTGCGTCGGCCAGACTGACATCCTCAACCCTGACGGTCAGGACATGGCCGGGCGGCAGCATGATCCGTTCGCGATAGGTGGCGGTCACGTTTGCGACCGTCGTTCCGGTCGTCATGTCCGGCGTGG containing:
- a CDS encoding YbaY family lipoprotein, giving the protein MRNAPLILPAALVLAACAATPDMTTGTTVANVTATYRERIMLPPGHVLTVRVEDVSLADAPAKVLAETREPLTGAPPYRVTLGFPTSQIDPRHTYAARAEIRDAAGALVFVTDTRHAILTNGAPASAEIVLKSAR
- a CDS encoding ATP-dependent helicase; protein product: MTDLPAPRISDLARARAPEGEAPRDYLKGLNPEQREAVETTEGPVLVLAGAGTGKTRVLTTRLAHILATGRAKPWELLAVTFTNKAAREMRERITHLIGPSAEGLRWLGTFHSIAAQILRRHAELVGLKSSFTILDTDDQERVLKQLLEAANIDTKRWTPKSLSGLIDHWKNRGWTPDKLPSGEDFANGKGQGLYAAYQARLRSLNACDFGDLLLHNITILSQHADLAEGYRRRFRYILVDEYQDTNVAQYLWLRLLTASTGNVCCVGDDDQSIYGWRGAEVDNILRFERDFPGAKIVKLERNYRSTSHILGAASGLIAANRDRLGKTLWTEDDSGDKVRVRGVWDGEAEARLIADEIETARRPHAGEPGLKYKDMAILVRASFQMRAFEERLVMLAIPYTVIGGPRFFERAEIRDAHAYLRLILSEDDDLAFERIVNVPKRGIGDTSVQKILQLARQHDLSALTAVRGLINTDELQARTRTALSNFVRDIDRWRQLSETTPHWQVMETVLEESGYTDMQKADRTSGQTRLENLKELTQSMQQFETLQAYLEHVSLVMDLERATSDDPNGDGAVQIMTLHGAKGLEFPLVFLPGWEEGVFPSQRSIDEKGEKGLEEERRLAYVGVTRAKQDARISFAANRLVYGRWTSQLPSRFVDELPIAHVDPQSDTGYYGASTGMKEAKSRWDDAPSFGSGYSSPGWKRAQSFTAAQTPAKIPARKAVIEGDGRLIATADPKSSTGWKKGERVFHQKFGYGNVRVIEGNKLLVEFEKAGEKRVIDSFVERA
- a CDS encoding SIMPL domain-containing protein codes for the protein MSDNRLLPAAVVGGLLAVGFIGAGALIGQGVIHARAGDRTVTVRGLSERNVKADLAVLPLRFSASGDVLSEVQTKIDDDLALVRRFLTAQGYPAQAIELGRLEVADTRSREYAAQNGGPRFILAQTVIVRTSDVARVQATTRLLNDLVRQDVVLQDFQGPSYIFTKLNDVRPQMIAEGTAAARTGAEQFAKDSGTPLGPIRQATQGSFEILPRDGAAGDEAASIDKKIRVVTTITYSLK
- a CDS encoding ribbon-helix-helix domain-containing protein, with amino-acid sequence MSSLSKRSVALAGHATSVALEPEFWAVLDRIAAARNLSKAQLLAEIDAGRGRRPLASACRLLALDWVADHGRPA
- a CDS encoding DUF3606 domain-containing protein, with the translated sequence MAGLKDKRGFIDKDRIDLTERQSVEYWMKRWGVTKDQITAAHRKVGRMTKDIAVELGKKR